The following coding sequences lie in one Lolium perenne isolate Kyuss_39 chromosome 2, Kyuss_2.0, whole genome shotgun sequence genomic window:
- the LOC127336035 gene encoding RNA-binding protein L, whose translation MMQQPPPSQPHPGMPPQGATGQPPHWGAIPPPMPQYAQPPPQQPHAMWGQPPPQAAPYAQVPAPQQYYAAPQAPAAPAAADEVRTLWIGDLQYWMDENYVYGCFASTGEVQSVKLIRDKLTGQLQGYGFVEFVSHAAAERVLTTFNGQMMPNVEMQYRLNWASAGEKRDDSPDYTIFVGDLAADVTDYMLQETFRVHYPSVKGAKVVTDKMTMRPKGYGFVKFGDPAEQARAMTEMNGMPCSSRPMRIGPAANKKTTGVQERVPNTNTQGAQSDNDPNNTTIFVGGLDPNVTEDALKLVFAPFGEVIHVKIPVGKRCGFVQFSNRPSAEQALQLLQGTLIGGQNVRLSWGRSPSNKQTQPQQESNQWGAGAGAAAGGYYAGYGQGYSGYAQPQDPNMYGYGAYPGYPNYQQPAGQQPPQQ comes from the exons ATGATGCAGCAGCCCCCGCCGTCGCAGCCGCACCCCGGCATGCCTCCGCAAGGCGCCACCGGGCAGCCGCCGCACTGGGGCGCGATCCCGCCGCCGATGCCCCAGTACGCGCAGCCCCCGCCGCAGCAGCCGCATGCGATGTGGGGCCAGCCGCCTCCACAGGCGGCGCCCTACGCGCAGGTGCCTGCTCCGCAGCAGTACTACGCTGCGCCGCAGGCTCCGGCCGCCCCCGCGGCGGCGGACGAGGTGAGGACGCTCTGGATCGGGGATCTCCAGTATTGGATGGACGAGAACTACGTCTACGGCTGCTTCGCGAGCACCGGGGAG GTACAGTCTGTGAAGCTTATCCGTGACAAGCTAACTGGACAGCTTCAGGGTTATGGCTTTGTTGAGTTTGTAAGCCATGCAGCCGCTGAGCGAGTGCTTACAACATTCAATGGGCAAATGATGCCAAATGTTGAGATGCAATACAGGCTGAATTGGGCCAGTGCTGGTGAAAAGCGTGATGATAGCCCTGATTATACAATTTTTGTTGGGGATCTTGCTGCAGATGTTACAGACTACATGCTACAAGAGACATTCAGGGTCCATTACCCTTCAGTGAAGGGCGCAAAAGTTGTAACAGATAAAATGACAATGCGTCCAAAGGGTTATGGTTTTGTCAAGTTTGGCGATCCTGCAGAGCAAGCTCGTGCAATGACTGAAATGAATGGGATGCCTTGTTCTTCCAGACCTATGCGCATTGGTCCAGCAGCAAATAAAAAAACAACTGGCGTTCAGGAGAGAG TACCAAATACAAATACTCAAGGAGCTCAGTCTGACAATGATCCTAACAATACCACC ATATTCGTCGGCGGCCTTGACCCCAACGTCACTGAAGATGCCTTGAAACTAGTTTTTGCTCCTTTTGGGGAAGTCATCCATGTCAAGATTCCTGTTggaaagagatgtggttttgttcAGTTCAGTAACAG GCCTTCTGCTGAGCAAGCACTGCAATTGCTGCAAGGTACCTTGATTGGTGGGCAGAATGTGAGGCTTTCATGGGGACGAAGCCCTTCGAACAAGCAGACTCAG CCTCAGCAGGAATCCAACCAGTGGGGTGCAGGTGCTGGTGCTGCTGCCGGTGGTTACTATGCTGGCTATGGACAAGGTTATAGTGGATATGCACAACCTCAAGACCCTAACATGTACGGTTATGGGGCTTACCCTGGCTATCCGAACTACCAACAACCAGCAGGGCAGCAGCCACCTCAACAG TGA